The DNA segment CATTAGGAATTTCCAGAACTGCTTTTTCTAATCTTTCTTTGTTTTTTGCAGTAATTGCAACAGTTGCACCATTTTCTGATAAAATTTTTGCAGTGGCTAATCCTATACCACGACTTCCACCAGTTACCAATGCAACTTTGCCTGATAATTTCAATAATGTTCAGACTCAAATTCGTAATTTATAGATCCATTAGTTGATGAATAGATATCAAAAATTTCATAAAAAATGATGATTTTATATGAAATTTAATGTTAAATCTTAAATACTTAAAGTTACTATAATAATTAATGTCGAAAGATATAATTGCTATCGACTAAAACTGCGTAGCCCCGCAGAACGAAAAAGGTGATCAGGCGTTAAACGACTGACAAAGAGAGGAAATCTCTCAGTGTTCTGTAGCAAAGGGGTATACGCCTTTTAATTTTCTAAAATATCTACAGATACAGAACCCATAGTTTCTCCATTTGGATGAATAGAAATTAAAATTTCCTGCGTTTCAGAAATGAAAATCTCTTTATCTCCATCATAATTCCATGTAAAATATTCAGATATTGCAGTTTGGTGTGATGTGCCTATTAACTTAAAATCTTCAGAAAAATCAAAAGTATCTCCATTCAGAGTAATTGACAAAACTTTTGGGCTGCTTCCATTTGGAACAAATCTGAAAGTATATTTCCCTTGCTCAAGAGAAAATGAATCACTATACACCCCATTAACGTAAAGTTTAGGATCTGCAAGTGTTACATGAAATATGACATTATTTTCCTCATCAGATTCATCTGATGAGAAACTGACTATCCCAACTATGATTATCAAAATTACTGAAATTATGACTATTTTTTTATTCAATATTACATGCATTTTCATAATCTCAAATTAGAAAAATCTATCTCCAGAGCCTACTGAATCTTGGTTAGTAATTTTTAATTTCCTGTGAACCATTCTTAACACCGGAAATTAAGTACAAATTCTAAAATCAAACTCATGCCTAATTTGTCTGATAAATGGTCTAGTCAGCCTAAACCTAGTGTTACTGAAAAAATTAATGATACAATCAAACCTAAAGGCCCCTTGAAACCAAGAGTTCAAGAAGGAATTAAAAAATTACAATTACAAATTAAAAAATTAGATTCTATGTTGACAAATCTACAAAATCGCGATGCAAAGTTGTTCCAACGAATTGTAGAAGCAACACAAAAACATGATACTCAAACAACCAAAGTTCTTGGAAATGAATTAGCAGAAGTTAGAAAAGTTACAAAGATCTTGAGTGGCGCTAGAATAGCCTTAGAACAAATTGAATTAAGACTAACAACATGTAGTGATCTTGGAGATACTGTGGTAGCAATTATGCCAACAATGGGATTGATGAAGAATCTCAAATCATCCCTTGGAAAAATTATGCCAGGAGCAGAGCAAGAAATTAGTCAAATGGCTGAAATGCTTGGAGGTTTTATGACAGAGAGTTTCTCTGGAGATGCAGCATTTGGAAATGATGCAACTACCAGCGCTGAATCTGAGAGTATTTTGAAAGAAGCTGCTGCTGTTGCAGAAAGTTCAACAGGTCAAATGTTCCCATCAGTTCCTTCAGATGCAACTTCACCAATTGAAACAACCACAAAGTTTTACTAAAAATACATACAATATTTTCAGAAAATCCTTTACATAACTTGATACTTTAATTCCTTAAAACATCTAACTTTCTAGAGAATCTCTGGATTCTTTGATTTTCTTAACTCTGCTGCCTTCATCATCAATAACTCTATCAACACTAGAAAGTTTTTCTCTTAGGTTATTGATTATTGAACCTACCTCATCAGCCTCATTTTCCACTTGTTTTCTTTTGTTAGTTAATTCTTCAATTCCTCTATTTTCATCATCAATATATTCACTAACTTTCTGAAGCTTTTCTTTTAGATTTTTAATATCAACTGATTCTTCTTCAATATCTTTTTCAAGTAATGTTCTCTTATCCTTTAGATTCTTAATCATTAAACCAACATAGTCTATGGCCTCTTCTAATTTTGCCCGTTTACCCATTAATTCTCCAATTCCAATTGAACTAGTCATTGAACTAGATTCTTCAGAATTAACCTCCTCCTTTCTTTCTTCTACCATTTCTCCACCTTCTTCATTTTTGAATTTATCAAACATTTTATGATTTACTTTTCAAAATGGGAATAAAAAGTTACATTGCATCTCAAAGCTGACCTTGTGAATGATTTTTATTCAATTAAAGAAAAAAATGGTGATTATCTCACTGATATTGAATTTTTAAATTCTTGGAACCAATTGATTTTTCTGAATTTATGGCCCTTTCTCCTATCTGTAGTAATCTGACATCTTGAGTTATCTCAGGATTTTACCATCAAATTCATTATAGCAAATACAAACACACTTTCCTTATCTATTTCCGGATTTTTTTCAGAAAATACAACTTTGAAACTTGGATTCTCAAGGATATAGTCGTCTGATGAAATCTCTCATCTTAGATATTTTTCCATCAAAGATAACAATTCCTGAATAATATGCCTTGTAATTGACCTATTTTCAAGACATTTGATCATCAAACGATAACTTTCTGTCCTCATTTGATAATTGATCAGATAAGC comes from the Candidatus Nitrosopumilus sediminis genome and includes:
- a CDS encoding transcriptional regulator, which gives rise to MFDKFKNEEGGEMVEERKEEVNSEESSSMTSSIGIGELMGKRAKLEEAIDYVGLMIKNLKDKRTLLEKDIEEESVDIKNLKEKLQKVSEYIDDENRGIEELTNKRKQVENEADEVGSIINNLREKLSSVDRVIDDEGSRVKKIKESRDSLES
- a CDS encoding Snf7 family protein, translated to MPNLSDKWSSQPKPSVTEKINDTIKPKGPLKPRVQEGIKKLQLQIKKLDSMLTNLQNRDAKLFQRIVEATQKHDTQTTKVLGNELAEVRKVTKILSGARIALEQIELRLTTCSDLGDTVVAIMPTMGLMKNLKSSLGKIMPGAEQEISQMAEMLGGFMTESFSGDAAFGNDATTSAESESILKEAAAVAESSTGQMFPSVPSDATSPIETTTKFY